The following proteins come from a genomic window of Actinacidiphila yeochonensis CN732:
- a CDS encoding NAD(P)/FAD-dependent oxidoreductase translates to MAGVRTAVELREQGWPGRITLLGEEPHPPYDRPPLSKALLLGPEGGLPPEVRLDVDFATLDVELRLGVRALALHPGEHRLATDGGTVGYDQLVLATGAHAATLPGTAGLPGVHLLRTLDDAAALRPLLDRRERVVVVGAGWIGAEFATAARQAGCEVTVVEAAERPLAGVLPASVTGRMAAWYAEAGVELRTGTAVAAVEQGAVLLADGTRLAATGVVVGVGARPATGWLAGSGVELDERGAVLADDRLRTTAADVSAVGDCASFPSARYGRRLLVHHWDNATQGPRTAAANLLGGDEAYDPVPYFWSEQFGRFVQYAGFHTDEDAMVVRGDPDGPAWSVLWLRQGALVALLAVGRPRDMAQGRKLIARSAQPDPVLAADPAVPLKAAADGAR, encoded by the coding sequence ATGGCCGGAGTGCGGACAGCCGTCGAGCTGCGGGAGCAGGGCTGGCCCGGGCGGATCACCCTTCTGGGTGAGGAGCCGCACCCGCCCTACGACCGGCCCCCGCTGTCCAAGGCCCTGCTGCTGGGCCCCGAGGGCGGCCTCCCGCCGGAGGTGCGCCTGGACGTCGACTTCGCCACCCTCGACGTGGAGCTGCGGCTGGGCGTGCGGGCGTTGGCGCTGCACCCGGGCGAGCACCGGCTGGCCACCGACGGCGGCACCGTCGGCTACGACCAGCTGGTGCTGGCCACCGGCGCCCACGCCGCGACGCTGCCCGGCACCGCCGGCCTGCCCGGCGTCCACCTGCTGCGCACCCTGGACGACGCGGCGGCGCTGCGCCCGCTGCTGGACCGCCGGGAGCGGGTCGTGGTGGTCGGGGCCGGCTGGATCGGCGCCGAGTTCGCCACCGCCGCCCGCCAGGCCGGCTGCGAGGTGACCGTCGTGGAGGCCGCGGAGCGGCCGCTCGCGGGCGTGCTGCCCGCCTCCGTGACCGGCCGGATGGCCGCCTGGTACGCGGAGGCCGGCGTCGAACTGCGCACCGGCACCGCCGTGGCCGCCGTGGAACAGGGGGCCGTGCTCCTCGCCGACGGCACCCGGCTGGCCGCCACCGGCGTCGTCGTCGGGGTGGGCGCCCGTCCCGCCACCGGCTGGCTGGCCGGCTCCGGGGTGGAGCTCGACGAGCGGGGCGCCGTCCTCGCCGACGACCGGCTGCGCACCACCGCGGCCGACGTCAGCGCCGTCGGCGACTGCGCCTCCTTCCCCTCGGCCCGCTACGGGCGGCGGCTGCTCGTCCACCACTGGGACAACGCGACGCAGGGCCCGCGCACCGCCGCCGCCAACCTGCTCGGCGGCGACGAGGCGTACGACCCGGTGCCGTACTTCTGGTCCGAGCAGTTCGGGCGGTTCGTCCAGTACGCGGGCTTCCACACCGACGAGGACGCCATGGTGGTGCGCGGCGACCCGGACGGGCCCGCGTGGTCGGTGCTGTGGCTGCGGCAGGGGGCGCTGGTGGCGCTGCTCGCGGTCGGGCGGCCCCGCGACATGGCCCAGGGCCGCAAGCTCATCGCCCGTTCGGCGCAGCCCGACCCGGTGCTCGCGGCCGATCCGGCGGTGCCGCTGAAAGCGGCGGCGGACGGCGCCCGCTGA
- the thiO gene encoding glycine oxidase ThiO yields the protein MTADVLVVGGGLIGLVTAWRSAQRGWRTLVADPAPGGGAARVAAGMLAPVTELHYGERALLDLNLASAARYPDFVAELAQATGLDTGYRACGTLAVALDADDRSQLRDLHAFQESLGLESEWLTGRECRRLEPLLAPGVRGGLRVEGDHQVDPRRLAAALLRAAELAGVEFVRRRAVRLRCAGDRVTGADLDGGGRVSAGRTVLAAGSRSGLVEGLPPEARPPVRPVKGQILRLRMPPLSPPFLSRTVRAVVRGSDVYLVPRENGELVLGATTEETGWDTEVTAGGVYQLLRDAHDLLPGITELPLTETLAGLRPGSPDNGPLLGPTPLEGLLFATGHHRNGVLLTPVTGDAMARALAGDGLPPYALPFAADRFDGGGHDGTGPVHATAPGDATDPVQAVPASAGRPERRTEERRA from the coding sequence CTGACCGCCGACGTTCTGGTGGTGGGCGGCGGCCTGATCGGGCTGGTGACGGCCTGGCGGTCGGCCCAGCGCGGCTGGCGCACGCTGGTGGCCGATCCGGCGCCGGGCGGGGGCGCCGCGCGGGTCGCGGCCGGCATGCTGGCGCCCGTCACCGAACTCCACTACGGCGAGCGGGCGCTGCTCGACCTGAACCTCGCCTCGGCCGCCCGCTACCCGGACTTCGTGGCGGAGCTGGCGCAGGCGACCGGTCTGGACACCGGCTACCGCGCCTGCGGCACCCTCGCGGTGGCGCTGGACGCCGACGACCGGTCCCAACTGCGCGACCTGCACGCCTTCCAGGAGTCGCTGGGCCTGGAGTCCGAGTGGCTCACCGGGCGCGAGTGCCGCCGCCTGGAGCCGCTGCTGGCGCCGGGGGTGCGCGGCGGCCTGCGGGTGGAGGGCGACCACCAGGTCGACCCGCGGCGGCTGGCCGCGGCGCTGCTGCGGGCCGCGGAGCTGGCCGGGGTGGAGTTCGTCCGCCGCCGGGCGGTCCGGCTGCGGTGCGCGGGCGACCGGGTGACGGGCGCCGACCTGGACGGCGGCGGGCGGGTGTCGGCCGGCCGCACGGTGCTGGCCGCGGGCAGCCGCAGCGGCCTGGTCGAGGGCCTGCCGCCGGAGGCGCGGCCGCCGGTGCGGCCGGTGAAGGGCCAGATCCTGCGGCTGCGGATGCCGCCGCTGAGCCCGCCGTTCCTGTCCCGCACGGTGCGGGCGGTGGTCCGCGGCAGCGATGTCTACCTGGTGCCGCGCGAGAACGGCGAGCTGGTGCTGGGCGCCACTACCGAGGAGACCGGCTGGGACACCGAGGTGACCGCCGGCGGGGTCTACCAACTGCTGCGCGACGCCCACGACCTGCTGCCCGGCATCACCGAACTCCCGCTCACCGAGACGCTGGCGGGCCTGCGCCCCGGCTCCCCCGACAACGGCCCGCTGCTGGGCCCGACCCCGCTGGAGGGCCTGCTGTTCGCCACCGGCCACCACCGCAACGGGGTGCTGCTCACCCCGGTCACCGGTGACGCGATGGCGCGGGCGCTGGCCGGCGACGGGCTGCCGCCGTACGCGCTCCCGTTCGCCGCGGACCGGTTCGACGGCGGCGGGCACGACGGGACGGGTCCGGTTCACGCGACGGCCCCGGGCGACGCGACGGACCCCGTCCAGGCAGTACCGGCGTCGGCGGGACGACCGGAGCGGCGGACCGAGGAGCGGCGGGCATGA
- the thiS gene encoding sulfur carrier protein ThiS, with the protein MTAERTTDGAPAVITVRVNGEQRSLAAPVALDSLVALVAAVPKPAPSRQSARAEQPLREGPAGPAGPSGPAAPGIAAAVNEAVVPRSRWAATPLRDGDRVEILTAVQGG; encoded by the coding sequence ATGACGGCGGAACGGACCACGGACGGCGCCCCGGCGGTGATCACCGTGCGCGTCAACGGCGAACAGCGATCCCTGGCCGCCCCCGTCGCCCTGGACTCCCTGGTGGCTCTGGTCGCGGCCGTGCCGAAGCCGGCCCCGTCCCGGCAGTCCGCGCGGGCCGAACAGCCGCTCCGCGAAGGCCCCGCCGGCCCCGCCGGGCCCTCCGGTCCGGCCGCGCCCGGCATCGCCGCAGCCGTCAACGAGGCCGTCGTCCCGCGCTCCCGCTGGGCGGCGACACCGCTGCGCGACGGCGACCGGGTGGAGATCCTGACCGCTGTACAGGGGGGTTGA
- a CDS encoding thiazole synthase, with protein MTTATGTSGAPETADAPGTGHGPGTPGGPDRTDRTDRTGVAAGADPLRIGDAVLGSRLIMGTGGAPSLDVLERALLASGTELTTVAMRRLDPGVQGSVLSVLARHGIRVLPNTAGCFTAGEAVLTARLAREALGTDWVKLEVVADERTLLPDPVELLDAAETLVDDGFTVLPYTSDDPVLARKLEDVGCAAVMPLGSPIGSGLGIRNPHNFQLIVERAGVPVILDAGAGTASDAALAMELGCAGVMLATAVTRAQHPVLMAAAMRHAVVAGRLAHRAGRVPRRHHALASSPAEGLAALDPLGDPERPAF; from the coding sequence ATGACCACCGCAACAGGCACCTCAGGCGCGCCGGAGACGGCGGACGCGCCGGGGACGGGGCACGGGCCGGGAACGCCGGGCGGCCCGGACCGCACGGACCGCACGGACCGCACGGGCGTCGCCGCCGGCGCGGACCCGCTGCGGATCGGGGACGCCGTTCTCGGCTCCCGGCTGATCATGGGCACCGGCGGCGCGCCCAGCCTGGACGTGCTGGAGCGGGCCCTGCTGGCCTCGGGCACCGAGCTGACGACGGTGGCGATGCGCCGCCTGGACCCGGGCGTGCAGGGGTCGGTGCTGTCGGTGCTGGCCCGGCACGGCATCCGGGTGCTGCCCAACACCGCGGGGTGCTTCACCGCGGGCGAGGCGGTGCTCACCGCCCGGCTGGCCCGGGAGGCGCTGGGCACCGACTGGGTGAAGCTGGAGGTCGTGGCGGACGAGCGCACGCTGCTGCCGGACCCGGTGGAGCTGCTGGACGCCGCCGAGACGCTGGTGGACGACGGCTTCACGGTGCTGCCGTACACCAGCGACGACCCGGTGCTGGCGCGGAAGCTGGAGGACGTGGGGTGCGCGGCGGTGATGCCGCTGGGTTCCCCGATCGGTTCCGGGCTGGGCATCCGCAACCCGCACAACTTCCAGCTGATCGTGGAGCGGGCCGGGGTCCCGGTGATCCTGGACGCGGGCGCGGGCACCGCCTCGGACGCGGCGCTGGCGATGGAGCTGGGCTGTGCGGGGGTCATGCTGGCCACCGCCGTCACCCGCGCGCAGCACCCGGTGCTGATGGCGGCGGCGATGCGGCACGCGGTGGTGGCCGGCCGGCTGGCCCACCGGGCGGGCCGGGTCCCCCGGCGGCACCACGCGCTGGCCTCCTCCCCCGCCGAAGGCCTGGCGGCGCTGGACCCGCTCGGGGACCCGGAGCGCCCGGCGTTCTGA
- the pknB gene encoding Stk1 family PASTA domain-containing Ser/Thr kinase, which yields MDSSVRDELVGRTLDGRYRVEDRIADGGMATVYRAVDTRLDRVLALKVMHPSLAEDAAFVERFIREAKAVARLAHPNVVAVYDQGADGPYVYLAMEYVAGCTLRDVLRQRGSLPPAEALDLLEPVLAALGAAHRAGLVHRDMKPENVLIGTTAGAPGPVAGGGAAYADRVKVADFGLVRTVGHRTSVSAGRVLGTVSYLAPEQIAAGEVDQRTDVYACGVVLYELLTGRKPYSGDTPAKVMFQHVNEDVPAPSAAVPGLPPELDALVARAAARRQADRPADAAALLAEVRALRARLAAPGAGTAYAPPAAGSEDPTRVVSVPPALAGAAAAVAADRQPVPPTAAHDGENATRLLATPPLYGAADGPHASQATAGEGTGGAEPPEPAPGGGRAPRGGLIVLLVALVVLIGGGVGVWYLADGRYTTVPGVLALPQATARQKLEQAGLDIRVRQDYSLTVPRGSVISTDPAPGHRVGDHGTVTLTVSEGPRQARVPDVRGRTLATARQEIKAAGLTPGKVTEVFSDSVPRGSVVSTDPKGAVESRPGAAVDLAVSRGREVDVPDVVGDSVADAQQKLEDAGLKVVLAPGKVYSDDVGKDKVALESPGSGARAGAGDSVTISVSRGPQLFEVPDVTGKKEGDAKKVLEAAGFKVRAIDLFFGGSVFSQSPGGGAQKPKGTTITLWVD from the coding sequence GTGGACAGCAGTGTGCGGGACGAGCTGGTCGGACGGACGCTCGACGGGCGGTACCGGGTCGAGGACCGGATCGCCGACGGGGGGATGGCGACGGTCTACCGCGCCGTCGACACCCGCCTCGACCGCGTGCTCGCCCTGAAGGTCATGCACCCGTCGCTGGCCGAGGACGCGGCCTTCGTGGAGCGGTTCATCCGCGAGGCCAAGGCGGTCGCCCGGCTGGCCCACCCCAACGTGGTCGCCGTCTACGACCAGGGCGCCGACGGTCCCTACGTGTACCTCGCGATGGAGTACGTGGCCGGCTGCACACTGCGGGACGTACTGCGCCAGCGCGGGTCGCTGCCGCCGGCCGAGGCGCTGGACCTGCTGGAGCCGGTGCTGGCCGCCTTGGGCGCCGCGCACCGGGCGGGCCTGGTGCACCGCGACATGAAGCCCGAGAACGTGCTGATCGGCACCACCGCCGGCGCCCCCGGCCCCGTGGCGGGCGGCGGCGCGGCCTACGCCGACCGGGTGAAGGTCGCCGACTTCGGCCTGGTCCGCACGGTCGGCCACCGCACCAGCGTCTCGGCCGGCCGGGTGCTGGGCACCGTGTCGTACCTGGCGCCGGAGCAGATCGCGGCCGGCGAGGTGGACCAGCGGACCGACGTGTACGCGTGCGGGGTGGTCCTCTACGAGCTGCTGACCGGCCGCAAGCCGTACTCCGGGGACACCCCGGCGAAGGTGATGTTCCAGCACGTCAACGAGGACGTGCCGGCCCCGTCGGCCGCCGTGCCGGGGCTGCCGCCGGAGCTGGACGCGCTGGTGGCGCGGGCCGCCGCGCGGCGGCAGGCGGACCGCCCGGCCGACGCGGCGGCGCTGCTCGCCGAGGTCCGGGCGCTGCGGGCCCGGCTCGCCGCGCCCGGCGCGGGCACGGCGTACGCGCCGCCGGCCGCCGGCTCGGAGGACCCGACCCGGGTGGTCAGCGTGCCCCCGGCCCTGGCCGGGGCGGCCGCGGCCGTCGCCGCCGACCGCCAGCCGGTGCCGCCGACCGCCGCGCACGACGGCGAGAACGCCACCCGGCTGCTGGCGACACCGCCCCTGTACGGCGCGGCGGACGGCCCCCACGCCTCCCAGGCGACGGCCGGCGAGGGCACGGGCGGCGCCGAGCCGCCGGAGCCGGCGCCCGGCGGCGGCCGGGCCCCGCGCGGCGGCCTGATCGTGCTCCTGGTGGCGCTGGTGGTGCTGATCGGCGGCGGTGTCGGCGTCTGGTACCTGGCCGACGGCCGGTACACCACCGTCCCCGGTGTCCTGGCGCTGCCGCAGGCCACCGCGCGGCAGAAGCTGGAGCAGGCCGGCCTGGACATCCGGGTGCGGCAGGACTACTCGCTGACGGTGCCGCGCGGCAGCGTCATCTCCACCGACCCGGCCCCGGGCCACCGGGTCGGCGACCACGGCACGGTCACCCTGACCGTGTCCGAGGGGCCGCGCCAGGCCCGGGTGCCGGACGTGCGCGGCCGCACCCTGGCCACGGCCCGCCAGGAGATCAAGGCCGCCGGGCTCACCCCCGGCAAGGTCACCGAGGTCTTCAGCGACAGCGTGCCGCGCGGCAGCGTCGTCTCCACCGACCCCAAGGGTGCCGTGGAGAGCAGGCCGGGCGCCGCCGTGGACCTGGCCGTGTCCCGGGGCCGGGAGGTGGACGTGCCCGACGTGGTCGGCGACTCGGTGGCCGACGCCCAGCAGAAGCTGGAGGACGCCGGGCTGAAGGTGGTGCTGGCGCCGGGCAAGGTCTACTCCGACGACGTCGGCAAGGACAAGGTGGCGCTGGAGTCGCCGGGCTCCGGCGCGCGGGCGGGCGCGGGCGACTCCGTGACGATCAGTGTCTCCAGGGGCCCGCAGCTGTTCGAGGTGCCGGACGTGACGGGCAAGAAGGAGGGCGACGCCAAGAAGGTCCTGGAGGCCGCCGGCTTCAAGGTCCGGGCGATCGACCTCTTCTTCGGCGGCTCGGTGTTCAGCCAGAGCCCGGGCGGCGGCGCGCAGAAGCCCAAGGGCACCACCATCACGCTGTGGGTGGACTGA
- a CDS encoding deoxyribonuclease IV: MPSAEAAAAARARNPIGAHVPVAGGLAAKGTAYADRIAAEAVQVFVSNPRGWATGPGDPAQDDAFRAYCAETGTPAYVHAPYLINFGSHTEATADLSVASMRHALRRGRRIGALGVVVHTGSATGGRPRREALAQVRERVRPLLEELAPDDAPWLLLEPTAGQGASLCSLAEDLGPYLDALDRHPKVGLCLDTCHLFAAGHDLTAPDGVADLFARIEDAAGPGRVRLVHANDSKAGCGSHLDRHENVGAGRIGAEPFRALLAHPATAGVPFVVETPSPADGSGHAADTDLLRSLRTPSAWSA, encoded by the coding sequence GTGCCCTCGGCCGAGGCCGCCGCGGCGGCCCGGGCCCGCAACCCGATCGGCGCGCACGTGCCGGTGGCCGGCGGGCTCGCCGCCAAGGGGACCGCGTACGCCGACCGGATAGCCGCCGAGGCGGTGCAGGTGTTCGTCTCCAACCCGCGCGGCTGGGCCACCGGGCCGGGCGACCCCGCGCAGGACGACGCCTTCCGCGCCTACTGCGCCGAGACCGGCACGCCCGCCTACGTGCACGCGCCCTACCTCATCAACTTCGGCTCGCACACCGAGGCGACGGCCGACCTGTCGGTGGCGTCGATGCGGCACGCGCTGCGGCGCGGCCGGCGGATCGGCGCGCTCGGCGTCGTCGTCCACACCGGCTCGGCGACCGGGGGCCGGCCCCGGCGGGAGGCGCTGGCGCAGGTGCGGGAGCGGGTACGCCCGCTGCTGGAGGAGCTGGCGCCGGACGACGCGCCCTGGCTGCTGCTGGAGCCGACCGCCGGCCAGGGCGCGTCGCTGTGCTCGCTCGCCGAGGACCTGGGGCCCTACCTGGACGCGCTGGACCGGCATCCGAAGGTGGGGCTGTGCCTGGACACCTGCCACCTCTTCGCGGCTGGGCACGATCTGACGGCGCCGGACGGCGTGGCCGACCTGTTCGCGCGGATCGAGGACGCGGCCGGCCCCGGACGGGTGCGCCTGGTGCACGCCAACGACTCGAAGGCGGGGTGCGGTTCGCACCTGGACCGGCACGAGAACGTGGGCGCCGGGCGGATCGGCGCCGAGCCGTTCCGCGCCCTGCTCGCCCATCCGGCGACGGCGGGCGTGCCGTTCGTGGTGGAGACCCCGAGCCCGGCGGACGGCTCCGGCCACGCCGCCGACACGGACCTGCTGCGCTCGCTGCGCACCCCGTCCGCCTGGTCCGCCTAG
- a CDS encoding molybdopterin-dependent oxidoreductase has protein sequence MGRSERREGELPPGQRLQRGWPVTHYGPVPRFRPERWDFRVFGATADGGWTGWNHEEFSALPFATVVADFHCVTRFSMRDVEWGGVPAATIAKLAPPADGVTHVMVWAEYGYSANVTMEDFLDGRTIFASHEGGRQLTAEHGFPVRLIVPQLYAWKGPKWVRGIEYMTSDRRGFWEERGYHNGGDPWSEQRYSYQESPGDGP, from the coding sequence ATGGGTCGGTCGGAGCGTCGGGAAGGGGAGCTTCCGCCGGGGCAGCGGCTCCAGCGGGGCTGGCCGGTCACGCACTACGGACCCGTGCCGCGCTTCCGGCCCGAACGCTGGGACTTCCGGGTCTTCGGCGCCACCGCCGACGGCGGCTGGACCGGCTGGAACCACGAGGAGTTCTCGGCGCTGCCCTTCGCCACCGTGGTCGCCGACTTCCACTGCGTCACCCGGTTCAGCATGCGGGACGTGGAGTGGGGCGGGGTCCCGGCGGCGACCATAGCCAAGCTCGCGCCGCCCGCGGACGGGGTCACCCACGTCATGGTCTGGGCGGAGTACGGCTACTCCGCGAACGTGACCATGGAGGACTTCCTCGACGGCCGGACGATCTTCGCCAGCCACGAGGGCGGCCGCCAGCTCACCGCCGAACACGGCTTCCCGGTCCGCCTGATCGTGCCGCAGCTGTACGCGTGGAAGGGCCCCAAGTGGGTGCGCGGCATCGAGTACATGACCTCCGACCGGCGCGGCTTCTGGGAGGAGCGCGGCTACCACAACGGCGGCGACCCGTGGTCCGAGCAGCGCTACTCCTACCAGGAGTCCCCCGGGGACGGTCCCTGA
- the bfr gene encoding bacterioferritin, with product MQGDPEVIEFLNEQLTAELTAINQYFLHAKMQENFGWLKLAAYTRAESFDEMRHAEILTDRILFLEGLPNYQRLFHVRVGQTVTEMFEADKAVEVEAVDRLRRGIDVMRAKGDVTSAKLFESILKDEEHHVDYLETQLDLVAKLGEPLYLAQVVKQPDS from the coding sequence ATGCAGGGCGACCCCGAGGTCATCGAGTTCCTCAACGAACAGCTGACCGCCGAGCTGACCGCGATCAACCAGTACTTCCTGCACGCCAAGATGCAGGAGAACTTCGGCTGGCTGAAGCTCGCCGCGTACACCCGCGCGGAGTCCTTCGACGAGATGCGGCACGCGGAGATCCTGACCGACCGCATCCTCTTCCTGGAGGGCCTGCCGAACTACCAGCGCCTCTTCCACGTGCGGGTCGGCCAGACCGTCACCGAGATGTTCGAGGCCGACAAGGCGGTGGAGGTCGAGGCGGTGGACCGGCTGCGCCGGGGCATCGACGTGATGCGGGCCAAGGGGGACGTCACCTCGGCGAAGCTCTTCGAGTCGATCCTCAAGGACGAGGAGCACCACGTCGACTACCTGGAGACCCAGCTGGACCTGGTGGCGAAGCTCGGCGAGCCGCTCTACCTGGCGCAGGTCGTCAAGCAGCCCGACAGCTGA
- a CDS encoding class II 3-deoxy-7-phosphoheptulonate synthase: MTVTADPRAGEHTWLSLPAAQQPEWPDSEALRDVVAELASYPPLVFAGECDQLRARMAAVARGEAFLLQGGDCAEAFDAVGADQIRNKLKTLLQMGAVLTYAAAVPVVKVGRIAGQYSKPRSKPTETRDGVTLPTYRGDSVNGFEFTPEARVPDPQRLKRMYHASSATLNLVRAFTTGGYADLRQVHAWNQDFVRSSPSGQRYEALAREIDNALNFMAACGTDPSEFRTVEFYSSHEALLLDYETALTRTDSRTGQLYDVSGHMVWIGERTRQLDGAHIEFASRIRNPIGVKLGPSTTAEEALTYIDRLDPDREPGRLTFVVRMGADKVRDKLPELVEKVTASGAQVAWVSDPMHGNTFEAASGHKTRRFDDVLDEVKGFFEVHHGLGTHPGGIHVELTGDDVTECVGGGDEIFVDDLHQRYETACDPRLNRSQSLDLAFLVAEMYRGQ; this comes from the coding sequence GTGACCGTGACAGCAGATCCCCGTGCCGGGGAACACACCTGGCTCTCTCTTCCCGCGGCGCAGCAGCCCGAATGGCCGGATTCCGAGGCGCTGCGCGATGTCGTCGCCGAGCTCGCCTCCTATCCGCCGCTCGTGTTCGCGGGGGAGTGCGACCAGTTGCGTGCCCGTATGGCCGCGGTCGCCAGGGGTGAGGCGTTCCTGCTCCAGGGCGGCGACTGCGCCGAGGCGTTCGACGCCGTCGGCGCGGACCAGATCCGCAACAAGCTCAAGACGCTGCTCCAGATGGGAGCCGTGCTCACCTACGCGGCGGCCGTCCCGGTGGTGAAGGTCGGCCGGATCGCGGGCCAGTACAGCAAGCCGCGCTCCAAGCCGACCGAGACCCGCGACGGCGTCACGCTGCCCACCTACCGCGGTGACTCCGTCAACGGCTTCGAGTTCACCCCCGAGGCCCGCGTCCCCGACCCGCAGCGGCTGAAGCGGATGTACCACGCGTCCTCCGCCACGCTGAACCTGGTGCGCGCCTTCACCACCGGCGGCTACGCCGACCTGCGCCAGGTGCACGCCTGGAACCAGGACTTCGTGCGCTCCTCGCCGTCCGGGCAGCGGTACGAGGCGCTGGCCCGCGAGATCGACAACGCGCTGAACTTCATGGCGGCCTGCGGCACCGACCCCAGCGAGTTCCGGACGGTGGAGTTCTACTCCTCGCACGAGGCGCTGCTGCTGGACTACGAGACGGCGCTCACCCGCACCGACTCGCGCACCGGGCAGCTCTACGACGTCTCCGGCCACATGGTGTGGATCGGCGAGCGGACCCGGCAGCTGGACGGCGCGCACATCGAGTTCGCCTCCCGCATCCGCAACCCGATCGGTGTGAAGCTCGGCCCGAGCACCACCGCGGAGGAGGCGCTGACCTACATCGACCGCCTCGACCCGGACCGCGAGCCGGGCCGGCTCACCTTCGTCGTGCGGATGGGCGCGGACAAGGTCCGCGACAAGCTGCCCGAGCTGGTGGAGAAGGTCACCGCCTCCGGCGCCCAGGTGGCGTGGGTGTCCGACCCGATGCACGGCAACACCTTCGAGGCCGCCTCGGGCCACAAGACCCGGCGCTTCGACGACGTCCTCGACGAGGTCAAGGGCTTCTTCGAGGTCCACCACGGCCTGGGCACCCACCCGGGCGGCATCCACGTGGAGCTGACCGGCGACGACGTCACCGAGTGCGTCGGCGGCGGCGACGAGATCTTCGTGGACGACCTGCACCAGCGCTACGAGACCGCCTGCGACCCCCGGCTGAACCGCAGCCAGTCGCTGGACCTGGCGTTCCTCGTCGCCGAGATGTACCGCGGCCAGTAG
- a CDS encoding uridine kinase family protein: MAGVVGGHDVPVLAVAGGTASGKSTLAEAMALRYPATVGVVHLDDHYVSAHDPLRGVRTLSATGAETLDWNHPGSIDESAAAAAVDAAVGSGRYRLVVVEGLFALTLAAVAARATWRVYVDTPDDIRLARKILRKIEVQRQDPGVSLRNYLLSGRERHAEYVAPSRHLADLVLDGTASAAELLDGVRRLVGPLLESTAPPVGPLAAGAALAAG; this comes from the coding sequence ATGGCGGGTGTGGTGGGCGGGCACGACGTGCCCGTACTGGCGGTCGCAGGCGGCACCGCTTCCGGCAAGTCCACCCTTGCCGAGGCGATGGCGCTGCGGTACCCCGCAACCGTGGGCGTCGTACACCTCGACGACCACTACGTCTCCGCGCACGACCCGCTGCGGGGCGTGCGCACGTTGAGCGCCACCGGCGCCGAGACGCTGGACTGGAACCATCCCGGCTCCATCGACGAGTCCGCCGCGGCGGCCGCCGTCGACGCCGCCGTCGGCAGCGGACGGTACCGGCTGGTCGTGGTCGAGGGCCTGTTCGCGCTGACGCTGGCCGCGGTGGCCGCCCGCGCCACCTGGCGGGTCTACGTCGACACGCCCGACGACATCCGGCTGGCCCGCAAGATCCTGCGGAAGATCGAGGTCCAGCGGCAGGACCCGGGGGTGTCCCTGCGCAACTACCTGCTCAGCGGGCGGGAGCGGCACGCGGAGTACGTGGCGCCCTCCCGGCACCTGGCCGACCTGGTGCTCGACGGGACCGCCTCGGCCGCCGAACTCCTCGACGGCGTCCGCCGGCTGGTCGGCCCGCTGCTGGAGAGCACCGCCCCGCCGGTCGGCCCGCTGGCGGCCGGCGCCGCGCTGGCGGCCGGCTGA
- a CDS encoding response regulator, with translation MTLGTAGHDGPDRPVSVMVVDDHPMWRDAVARDLTEAGFSVVATAGDGPEAIRRARAARPQVLVLDLNLPGASGVQVCKEVVAHDPALRVLVLSASGEQTDVLEAVKSGATGYLLKSAGRDELVDAVRRTASGDPVFTPGLAGLVLGEYRRLAAAPVPDTADEPAAPRLTERETEVLRLVAKGLSYKQIAQRLVISHRTVQNHVQNTLGKLQLHNRVELVRYAIERGLDRGPDSPLPGGTRDRDRDRDRDRGRGADEGGGSDRRF, from the coding sequence CAGACCGGTGAGCGTGATGGTCGTCGACGACCATCCGATGTGGCGGGACGCGGTCGCCCGCGACCTCACCGAGGCCGGCTTCTCGGTGGTGGCCACCGCGGGTGACGGCCCGGAGGCGATCCGCCGGGCCCGCGCCGCCCGCCCGCAGGTGCTCGTCCTCGACCTCAACCTGCCCGGGGCCTCCGGGGTGCAGGTGTGCAAGGAGGTCGTGGCGCACGACCCCGCTCTGCGGGTGCTGGTGCTGTCCGCCAGCGGCGAGCAGACCGACGTGCTGGAGGCGGTCAAGTCCGGCGCCACCGGCTACCTGCTGAAGTCCGCCGGGCGGGACGAACTGGTGGACGCGGTGCGCCGCACCGCCTCCGGCGACCCCGTCTTCACGCCGGGCCTGGCCGGTCTGGTGCTGGGCGAGTACCGCAGACTGGCCGCCGCGCCCGTCCCGGACACCGCCGACGAGCCGGCCGCGCCCCGGCTCACCGAGCGGGAGACGGAGGTGCTGCGGCTGGTCGCGAAGGGGCTGAGCTACAAGCAGATCGCCCAGCGCCTGGTCATCTCCCACCGCACCGTCCAGAACCACGTGCAGAACACCCTCGGCAAGCTCCAGCTCCACAACCGGGTCGAGCTGGTGCGGTACGCGATCGAACGCGGCCTGGACCGCGGCCCCGACAGCCCGCTCCCCGGCGGCACCCGCGACCGCGACCGCGACCGTGACCGAGACCGGGGACGTGGCGCTGACGAAGGCGGCGGCTCGGACCGCCGCTTCTGA